The Kluyvera intermedia genome includes the window TGCCGACTGGCAGGCCGCTAATCCCCGCAGAGCCGAGCAGCTGGTTGCCAAGGTTGGTAATGGAACTCTTATAATCGCCATCAAAGTCAATTTTGACTTCTGAACGGTAGGTCAGACCCCAACGGTTATTTTTATCCAGCTCGTACAAAATCCCGGCGTTCCAGCCATAACCCCATTCGTCACCCTTCAGGTGAGCAATCTGTGAGTCCGGGCCAGTAATGCCGACTGCCGAGCCATAGCCTGGTGGCACGAGAGCGCTTGCTTCACCCGCATAGCGTTCGATTTTAGCTTTCGCGTAGACCGCATCAAAACCCAGACCGAAGCTCCAGTTGCTGCTTAGACGATATGCACCGCTCAGGTTAAGGTTGACCGTTTGCAGGTCGGTTTTGCCGCCGTACATCCCGGCCGCATAGCTATTGTTAAATTCAGTCGCCAGGCCATAGTTAGAGGTGACGGATGCACCCCAACCGAACTGATCGTTAATGGGTGCGACAAAGTGTGCGTTAGGTACCCATGCAGTCGGCGCGATGTTGTCGGCGTTAGTGCTGTTACCTGATAACGGAGACTTACCTGAAATATTCACATCGGGGTCGATGTAAACCGCACCGGCAGAAAACGTTGGGCGGTCGAACATCATAATCAGCGCCGGGTTACGGCTGGCATTACCCGCATCATCTGCGATAGCACCTTCACCTGAATAGGCGCGGCCCAGGCCAGAGGATGAGAATTCATTAAGCTGGAAACCTGCTGACCAGGCTTGGGTTGAAACAAGTGCCACTGCAACAGCAAGAGCAGACTTCGTGAAACGGGTTTTTTGGCTCATGACCATAACCTCATTGAGTTATTTTTATACAAACAATGTTACATGTAGTAACAGAAGCGCGAAGTGTAGGGGCTGGACTACAACTTAGAAATCAGACCAGTGACGAGAGTATAGGTCTGACCAGATGGTATGTTGCAATATTGTTTATTAATATTTTCAAAGATGTTGTTTGAAACGAGATCTGGTTGGCAAAAATGCGGGTATGGTCATAGGTAACCCACCCCTAAAATTGTTTTAGATCATTTTTAATTGTGATTTCGGTCACTTAACGGCTTTCGCACCATTAACGACTGGAGAGGGGCCGCGGGCGGGCGTAAAATAGGCACATAGTTTATCTGGCACCTTAGGTGCACAAAACAGAGGAAATCTGCAATGAGTAAATGTAGTGCTGATGAAACCCCAGTTTGCTGCTGCATGGATGTGGGTACCATTATGGATAATACCGATACCACCGCATCTTACAGCCGCGTATTTGCTAATCGTGCAGACGCTGAAGCGACTCTCGCTGCGCTGAGCGAAAAAGCGCGTGAAGTCGAATCTGAACCGTGCAAAATTACCTCTACTTTTAAAGAAGTGGACGGTGGCGTGCAGCTGGATATCGATTTCGTCTTTGCTTGTGAAGCTGAAACGCTGATCTTCCAGCTCGGTCTGCGTTAATCGCCTGACGGCGAGCCATCTTTACCAACGCCCCTGTTGCTTTTGCCACTGGGGCGTTTTCTTTTGTTCTCAATGTGTTTTAGCTCCCAATTTTCCTTCTCTTTGATTGGCTAAGTGTAAAAAATTAGTTAAGAATGTTATCAGGTCAGACCACTTGGTCGATTTTGATAACAGGGGAGAGTTATGAGTCAGGCGCTACCGCTAATCACCCGCCAGGGCGATCGCATTGCTATTGTGAGTGGGTTACGCACCCCGTTTGCCCGTCAGGCGACCGCTTTTCATGGTGTACCCGCCGTGGATCTCGGCAAAATGGTGGTGGGCGAAATGCTGGCGCGCAGCGAAATTTCCCCAGACGTGATTGAGCAACTGGTCTTTGGTCAGGTGGTACAAATGCCAGCTGCGCCCAATATTGCCCGCGAGATTGTGCTCGGTACCGGCATGAATGTGCATACCGATGCTTATAGTGTCAGCCGTGCCTGCGCAACCAGTTTTCAGGCGGTGGCAAACGTGGCCGAAAGTTTAATGGCTGGGACGATTCGCGCAGGTATTGCTGGGGGGGCTGATTCATCTTCCGTTCTGCCGATTGGTGTCAGTAAAACGCTAGCGCGCACGCTGGTAGATGCCAATAAAGCCCGTACCCTGGGGCAAAAGCTCAAGCTATTCTCCCGCCTGCGTCTTCGCGATCTCATGCCCGTCCCTCCTGCGGTTGCTGAGTACTCAACCGGTCTTCGGATGGGGGATACCGCGGAACAGATGGCGAAAACATATGGTATTACCCGCGAACAACAAGATGCGCTAGCCAACCGCTCGCACCAATTAGCGGCACAGGCCTGGGCTGCGGGGAAACTCAGTGATGAAGTAATGACGGCCTACACACCGCCGTTCAAAACCCCACTTGAACAAGATAACAATATTCGCGGCAACTCAACGCTTGCTGACTACGCTAAGCTGCGTCCTGCTTTTGACCGCCAGCATGGCACGGTGACGGCAGCCAACAGCACGCCATTAACCGATGGTGCAGCGGCGGTTATCCTGATGACCGAATCGCGTGCCAAAGAGCTGGGACTGATACCGTTAGGTTATCTGCGCAGCTACGCATTTACCGCCATTGATGTCTGGCAAGACATGCTGCTGGGGCCGGCCTGGTCAACTCCGCTGGCGCTGGAACGTGCCGGATTGAGTTTTGCCGATCTGACGCTTATTGATATGCACGAAGCTTTTGCCGCGCAAACCCTCGCCAATATTCAATGCCTGGCGAGTGAGAAATTTGCCCGCGAGGTCCTGGGGCGTAGTCATGCCACTGGCGTGGTAGATGAAAGTAAATTTAACGTGCTGGGTGGCTCAATTGCCTATGGGCACCCATTTGCAGCAACCGGTGCGCGCATGATCACTCAAACGCTCAATGAATTACGTCGTCGTGGCGGCGGCTTTGGGCTAGTGACCGCCTGTGCGGCAGGTGGACTGGGTGCGGCGATGGTTCTGGAGGCTGAATAATGGACATGAAATCTGCATTTACGCTCACCGTCCGTCCGGATAACGTCGCGGTGGTTACCATTGATGTACCCGATGAGAAGATGAATACCCTGAAGGCGGAGTTTGGCGGTCAGGTTCGCGCTATCCTCAAACAAATCAGGGAAAACAAAACGCTACAAGGCGTGGTGATTATTTCTGCCAAATCCGACAACTTTATTGCCGGGGCGGATATCAATATGATTGGCCGCTGTCAAACGGCTCAGGAGGCCGAAGCCCTGGCCCGTCAGGGTCAGCAGGTCATGGCTGAGCTTCACAGCTTGTCGATTCCGGTTGTCGCCGCCATTCATGGTGCTTGTCTCGGCGGTGGGCTTGAGCTGGCTTTGGCATGCCATGCGCGTATTTGTTCTGATGATGGTCGTACAGTGTTGGGTTTGCCGGAGGTGCAGCTCGGTCTGCTGCCTGGCTCAGGTGGTACCCAACGCTTGCCGCGATTGGTTGGCGTCAGTACGGCGCTGGATATGATCCTCACTGGTAAGCAGTTGCGTGCCCGACAGGCGCTCAAAACCGGTCTGGTTGATGAGGTGGTTCCGCAGTCGATATTACTGGAGGCAGCCGCCGAACTGGCGCGAAAACCTCGGCACGAAAACCGCCGTTTACCGGTACGTGAACGTATTCTTGCCGGACCACTGGGGCGCCGTTTGCTGTTCAGCATGGCGACTAAGAAGACCGCGCAGAAAACTCAGGGCAATTACCCGGCAACGGATAAAATTCTCCAGGTGATTGAAACCGGTCTGGCTCAGGGCTCCAGTAGCGGCTATGAAGCCGAAGCGCGCGCTTTTGGTGAGCTGGCCATGACGCCGCAGTCACAAGCGCTGCGCAACATTTTCTTTGCCAGCACCGATATCAAAAAAGATCCGGGGGCGAGCGTGGAAGCCGGGCCGCTGCGTTCGGTCGGTATTCTGGGTGGCGGCCTGATGGGTGGCGGCATTGCTTACGTCACGGCGGTCAAGGGTAAGCTGCCGGTACGTATAAAAGATATCAATGCGAATGGTATTAACCATGCGCTCAAATATAGTTGGGATCAGCTCGATCAAAAAGTGCGTCGCCGCCATCTGAAAGCCGCCGAGCGCGACGCTCAACTGGCATTGATATCGGGTGGAACGGATTATCGAGGCTTTGCTCATCGCGATTTGGTCATTGAAGCAGTGTTTGAAGACTTAACCTTGAAACAAAAGATGGTCAGTGAAGTTGAGCAATATTGCGCACCTCACACTATTTTTGCCTCAAATACCTCATCTTTACCGATTGGTGATATTGCTGCCATGGCTCAGAACCCTGAGCGGGTTATCGGCCTGCACTTTTTCAGCCCGGTTGAAAAAATGCCGCTGGTGGAAGTTATCCCGCATGCCAGCACCTCTGAACAGACGATTGCCACTACCGTAAAACTTGCGAAGAAACAGGGTAAAACACCGATTGTTGTTGCGGATAAGGCCGGGTTTTACGTTAACCGTATTCTGGCACCTTACATTGCGGAAGCCATGCGCATTCTGGTTGAGGGCGAAAGTGTCGAAGCAATTGATAATGCACTGGTTAAATTTGGTTTCCCGGTAGGCCCTATCCAATTATTGGATGAGGTGGGAATTGATACAGGAACCAAAATTCTGCCGATTCTGGAAGCGGCTTATGGCGAGCGATTCAGTGCACCTGCAAGCCTGATTCAGGCAATTTTGAATGACGATCGCAAAGGTAGAAAAAATGGTCGGGGTTTCTATCTTTATGGTGTGAAAGGGCGTAAAAGCAAGAAACAGGTCGATAAAGCGGTCTATTCCCTTGCTGGAATGGAGGCGCGTCGTAGCCTGTATTCGGCCGAGCAAATTACCGAGCGTTGCGTGATGTTAATGCTCAATGAAGCCGCGCGCTGCATGGATGAAGGTATCGTACGCAGCGCTCGTGACGGCGACATTGGCGCGGTCTTTGGTATTGGTTTTCCACCGTTCCTCGGTGGCCCGCTGCGCTATATGGATTCATTAGGCGCGGGTGAAGTGGTTGCCCGGTTGCAACGATTGGCTACCCAGTACGGTTCGCGATTCACGCCTTGTGAAGCGCTTGTTCAGCGAGCTGAGCGCGGACTGACCTTTTGGCCAGGTCATAAAACAGATTCACTGAATGATGGTCAAAGTTAGATAGCCCGGATGAAATATGCGGATTCTGGCTATTTTGTAAACAAATGTTGACTATACTTACGCCAGTAAGGTAAAAAACGGCGTTTCTTTCAGTGAATGGATAAGGCACAATGCCCGGCTACCGCGTCACCGTCATGGTGACGCAGGTGCTTCTGGTTAACAAAAGCGGTGCAATATGCAAGTTTTTATAATGCGTCACGGCGACGCTGCTCTCGATGCAGCGAGTGATTCGGTTCGTCCTCTCACCGGGTGTGGTTGTGATGAATCTCGTCAGATGGCAACCTGGCTGAAAGGCCAAAAAGTGGATATTGACCGCATTCTGGTCAGCCCATATCTGCGTGCAGAACAAACGCTGGAAGTGGTGGGGGAGTGTATGAACCTGCCAAAAGAGGTTGATGTCTTGCAGGAGCTGACGCCTTGCGGCGATATCGGCCTTGTGAGCGCTTACCTGCAAGCGTTAGCCAATGAGGGTACCGCATCGGTGCTGGTGATTTCTCACCTGCCGTTGGTCGGTTATCTTGTCGCTGAACTTTGCCCAGGCGAAGTGCCGCCAATGTTTACCACCTCCGCCATCGCCAGCGTGACGCTGGATGCTGAGGGGAAAGGTGTGCTGAACTGGCAAATGAGCCCTTGCAACCTGAAAATGGCGAAAGCGATTTAACGGTAGCCCGGGCGAGGCGTTTACGCCGACCCCGGGGAACTCGGTTCACAATCCCGGTGTCGCTCCGCTCGGTCGGGCTACACCGACCGAGGAACTTTTGGCGACTTCGGCGATCGCACTACGGTAATTCTGGCGGTAGCCACTCTTCCACTTCTATCAACACCAGCAGCGCGGCATCACCGCCGTATTCTTTTGACGCCTGATGAAATGCCATCACGTGCGGATGCTGTGCCAACCACAGCGGCGTCTGCTGCTTCAAAATATGCTTCCCATGGCCATGCATCACGCAGGCACAAAACACATGTTCCCGGCGACAGGCGGCGATAAGCGCACCTAACTCCTGCTTAGCCTGTGTTTGCGTTAAACCGTGCAGGTCAAGAAACAGCTCCGGGGAATAATCACCACGTCGCAGTTTTTTAAGCTCAAAATGGTCGACGCCTTCACGCACGTATCTTACTGGGCCCAGGGTGTTCAGCAGCGGTTGGAATTCATCGGAAAAATAGTGACTGTTATCGACCTGCTCTTGCAACAGGCGCTTGGGCGGAACTTCACTAATTTTTTTACGCAGCGGGCGATGGACAATCGTATCCTGCTTTATTTTGCGGGTGCCCGTCATTAACTGTTGAAACAGCGCCTGATCCTCCTCGCTCAGAGAGTTTTTCTTTTTCATTGATTCTTCTCATTCATTTTTTCCATCAGTTTACCTTTTCACGGTACTTCATGCAGCGAAAACGCTTTTTTGCCACAAGCCCTGCGCAAGAATGCTGATTTATCGCCGTCTTCATGGCAAACTAGCCGCCGAATTTACCCCGAAGCATGCCCTGGAGAACAACGTGGATAAGATATTTGTTGAAGAAGCAGTCAATGAGCTGCATACCATTCAGGACATGCTGCGCTGGGCGGTGAGCCGCTTTAGCGCGGCCAATATCTGGTACGGCCATGGTACCGATAACCCATGGGATGAAGCCGTACAGCTGGTTCTGCCTACGCTGTACCTGCCGCTGGACATCCCTGAAGATATGCGTATTGCCCGCCTGACGACCAGCGAAAAGCAGCTGATTGTTGAGCGCGTCATCCGCCGTGTGAATGAACGCATTCCGGTCGCTTACCTGACCAATAAAGCCTGGTTCTGTGGTCACGAATTTTACGTTGACGACCGCGTTCTGGTACCACGTTCGCCAATTGGTGAACTGATTAACAACCGCTTTGCTGGCTTAATCAACCATCATCCTGAACATATTCTGGATATGTGTACTGGCAGCGGCTGCATCGCCATTGCCTGCGCCTACGCTTTCCCGGAAGCGGAAGTGGATGCCATTGATATTTCACCTGATGCGCTAGCAGTGACCGAATACAACATCGAAGAACACGGCATGATTCATAACGTCACGCCGATTCGTTCCGATCTGTTCCGCGACGCGCCGCAGCTGCAATATGACCTGATCGTAACCAATCCACCGTATGTGGATGAAGAAGATATGGACGATCTGCCGTCAGAATATCGCCACGAGCCGGAACTGGGTCTGGCGTCGGGTTCTGATGGTCTGCACTTGACTCGTCGCATTCTTGGCTGTGCGCCGGATTATCTGACTGACGACGGTGTTCTGATTTGTGAAGTGGGTAACAGCATGGTACATCTGATGGATCAATATCCGGATGTTCCGTTCACCTGGCTTGAGTTTGATAATGGCGGTGACGGTGTCTTTATGCTGACTAAAGCGCAGCTGGTGGCGGCGCAGAACCATTTCGGGCAGTACAAAGACTAATTGCTCCGGCACACAACAACACAATAACGATAACGGAGTCGTGATGGCAGGAAATACAATTGGACAACTCTTTCGCGTAACCACCTTTGGCGAGTCGCACGGCCTGGCTTTGGGCTGCATCGTCGACGGCGTGCCGCCAGGCATTCCGTTAACCGAGGCAGATCTACAGCATGACCTTGACCGTCGTCGCCCGGGTACCTCGCGTTATACCACTCAGCGCCGCGAACCGGATCAGGTAAAAATCCTCTCCGGCGTGTTCGAAGGGGTAACGACAGGGACCAGTATTGGTCTGCTGATTGAAAATACCGATCAGCGCTCACAGGACTACGGAACCATTAAAGATGTCTTCCGTCCGGGGCATGCGGACTATACCTACGAGCAAAAATACGGCCTGCGCGACTATCGCGGTGGTGGTCGTTCCTCTGCCCGTGAAACGGCGATGCGAGTGGCCGCTGGTGCCATCGCCAAGAAATTCCTTGCCGCAAAATTTGGCATCGTTATCCGTGGCTGTCTGACGCAGATGGGCGAGATCCCGCTGGAAATCAAAGATTGGGATCAGGTGGAACAAAATCCCTTCTTTTGCCCGGATCCGAACAAAATCGACGCGCTGGATGAGTTAATGCGCGGCCTCAAGAAAGAGGGTGATTCTATCGGTGCGAAAGTGACCGTGGTGGCTGATGGTGTTCCTGCGGGTCTCGGCGAGCCGGTTTTTGACCGATTGGATGCCGACCTTGCCCATGCGCTGATGAGCATTAACGCCGTTAAAGGTGTTGAGATGGGTGACGGCTTTGAGGTGGTCAAATTGCGCGGCAGCCAGAATCGCGACGAAATTACCAAAGACGGTTTCCAGAGCAACCATGCGGGCGGTATTCTGGGCGGTATCAGTAGCGGTCAGCAGATCGTCGCTAACATCGCGCTGAAGCCAACTTCAAGTATTACGGTTCCTGGTCGCACCATTGACCGCTTTGGCGAAGAGGTTGAGATGATCACCAAAGGTCGTCACGACCCTTGCGTGGGTATCCGTGCAGTGCCTATTGCGGAAGCGATGATGGCTATTGTCCTGATGGATCACTTTATGCGCCAACGTGCGCAAAACGCCGATGTGACGACGTCAATTCCACGCTGGTAAACATGAAAAAAACCGTTATTGCGCTACTGGCTCTGGTAGCCAGCAGCACGGCGCTGGCGGCAACGCCCTGGCAAAAAATCGCTCAGCCGATAGGCGGCAGCGCCCAGTCGATTGGTGCATTTGCTAACGGCTGTATCGTCGGCGCACAGGCGCTACCGATGCAGTCAGATACCTATCAGATAATGCGCACCGACCAGCGTCGCTACTTTGGCCATCCAGAACTGGTGCAGTTTATTCAGCGTCTGGGTAACCAGGTTCAGCAACATGGCATGGGCACGATGCTGATTGGTGATATGGGTATGCCCGCCGGAGGGCGCTTTAACGGTGGTCACGCCAGCCACCAAAGTGGGCTGGACGTTGATATTTTCCTGCAATTACCGAAAAACCGCTGGAGTTCTGCGCAACTGCTCAAACCTCAGGCGCTGGATTTAGTCCGCGCTGACGGCAAGCGCGTAGTGCCCACGCTGTGGAAACCGGAAATCGGCCAACTGATTAAGCTTGCCGCCGAAGACCAGGAAGTGACGCGCATCTTCGTCAACCCGGCGATTAAACAACAACTGTGCCTTGAAGCGGGCAACGATCGGGATTGGCTGCGTAAAGTACGCCCATGGTTCCAGCATCGTGCGCATATGCATGTCCGTTTAAAATGCCCGGCGAACAGTCTTGAGTGTGAAGATCAGGCCGCCCCTCCAGCCGGAGACGGCTGTGGTGCCGAGCTGCAAAGCTGGTTCGAACCGCCAAAACCTGGCGCTACTAAACCTGTGAAGAAGACGCCGCCTCCGTTGCCGCCTTCTTGCCAGGCGCTACTGGATGAGCACGTACTTTGATGGACAGTTTCTCCACGTTATTTATGGTTGAACCGCTCATGCTGGCGGTACTTTTCTTTGTTGCCATCCTGGCTGGATTTATTGATGCTCTGGCGGGCGGTGGTGGTTTACTTACCGTTCCGGCATTGATGGCGGCAGGAATGTCGCCTGCACAGGCGCTGGCGACCAATAAACTCCAGGCCTGTGGCGGTTCATTGTCGGCTTCTCTCTACTTCGTCCGCCGCAAGGTGGTGAATCTGGCAGATCAGAAGCTGAATATACTGATGACCTTTATCGGGTCGATGACTGGCGCACTGCTGGTGCAGTATGTGAAATCAGACATTCTGCGCCAGATCCTACCGATTCTGGTTATCGGCATTGGTCTCTACTTTCTCCTGATGCCGAAACTCGGCGAGTCCGATCGCCAGCAGCGGCTTTATGGCCTTCCGTTTGCGCTGGTGGCAGGGGGTTGTGTGGGCTTTTATGACGGTTTCTTTGGCCCCGGCGCCGGTTCGTTTTACGCGCTAGCGTTCGTGACCCTGATGGGCTTTAACCTCGCCAAATCTACCGCCCATGCCAAAGTGCTGAATGCGACCTCAAACCTGGGTGGCCTGCTGCTGTTTATCATCGGCGGAAAGGTGATTTGGGCGACCGGTTTTGTGATGATGGTCGGGCAATTCTTCGGCGCGCGAATGGGCTCACGCTTAGTGTTAAGCAAAGGGCAACAGCTGATTCGCCCAATGATTGTGGTCGTCTCAGCGGTGATGAGCGCCAAGCTACTGTACGACAGCCATGGACAGGAAATTCTTCAATGGTTAGGGATCAACTAATGACAACAACACATGATTATCAGCAGCTGATTTCGATTTTCGACGGCTGCTTTGCCGAAGAGTTTAATACTCGTCTGATTAAAGGCGACGATGAACCGATCTATCTTCCCGCAGATGCCGAAGTGCCGTATAACCGCATTGTTTTCGCTCACGGTTTTTATGCCAGCGGGTTGCATGAAATTTCCCATTGGTGCATTGCCGGTAAAGCTCGCCGCGAGCAGGTCGATTTTGGTTACTGGTACTGTCCGGACGGGCGTGACGCCAAAACGCAAGGGCAGTTTGAAGACGTTGAGGTGAAACCGCAGGCTTTCGATTGGTTGTTCTGCGTGGCGGCGGGTTTCCCATTTAACGTTAGCTGCGACAATCTTGAAGGCGATTTTGAGCCAGACCGGATTATCTTTCAGCGGCGCGTTCACGCGCAGGTGATGGCCTATCTTGAAGAAGGCATTCCACCGCGTCCGGCAAAACTTATCAAAGCATTACAGAATTATTATCATACGCCGACCTTAACGGCGGAACTGTTCCCATGGCCGGAAGATCTCTAAGGCCGTGTTACCCAAAGAGGAAAGAAGATGATCGCGGAGTTTGAAGCACGCATTCTGGCGTTAATTGACGATATGGTGGAACACGCCAGTGATGATGAGCTGTTTGCCAGCGGTTATTTGCGCGGCCACCTGACGCTGGCGGTGGCCGATTTGGAAGAAGACGAAGTTCACAACGCTGATGCGCTGTATCGTAACGTCACGCAGAGTCTGGAAACCGCCATCAGCGCGGGCGAACTCTCCCCACGCGACCAGGCTTTAGTGAAAGAGATGTGGGATACCCTGTACGAAAAGGCTTCACACTCAGCCTGATTAAGCCCATTGCCCGGTATCGCTGCCGGGCAATATTCTCCGTCTTATTTTACCGCTTTTCCCTTCAGTAGCTTTCTTACCCACAGTCGGTTCGGATTTAATCCTGCCAGCGTGATTGCATCCAGCGGTAGCGGTTCATTGCTCATTTGCGCCGCCAGGACTTCAGCGGTTAATGGGGCACTGCACAACCCACGAGAACCTAAGCCACCCAGCATAAACAGATTAGGATAAATCGGCGCGGAATGGGCCTCATGTGGGCTTTCATGCAAAGAGGCATAATCACGCAATGTCGCTTCATAATCCGGCACATTACCTACCATAGGCAGATGGTCACGGGTGGCGCAACGTACGCCACAGCGCGCCTCGTTAGCGCTAACATCGACTTCCTGCGTCCATTCCTTGTCCGGGAAACAGTCAATCAACCGTTGGCGGTTAGCCTGCTGATCTTCTTCGTTGAACGTCATTTCACGCTCCCCGCGATGATAGCTGGCACCGATACAGTGTTGCTGATGGCGCGGATTTTGTGGCGTCAGATAGCCGTCATAGCACAACACCTGTTTTAACTTTGCCAGATTATCAGTGGTAGGAATATGGCTGACTTGGCCGCCAACGGCGTACACCGGCAGATGTTCTGTCTGCGTAAACTGATTGATGTTATGTCCGCTCGCCAGCACCACGGCTGGTGCGAGGGCTGTTTGTCCATCTTCGAATTGCAGCTGCCAGCCTGTTTCTTGTTGCTCAAGGGCCGTGAGGGGTTTACCCCAATGAACCTGAAGCCCCTGCTGCCGTGCTTGCTCAAAAACAGCGGTAGTGAGATCTGCCGGACATAGCCAACCGCCAAGTGGATATTCAATCCCTCCGCAGCCGGTTTCCAGACCAATGGCGCCATGCATTTGAGTGTCGGAAACCGCGCGGGCAATATCTTCGGGCAGGCCCAGTGACAGCATCTGGATGATTTTCTGCGCACTCTTTTCATCCCAGCCCAGTTGGGTGACGCCACACCACTCATGGTCAAATTCAACGGGTAAAGCATCATACAGGCGAC containing:
- a CDS encoding YfcL family protein — translated: MIAEFEARILALIDDMVEHASDDELFASGYLRGHLTLAVADLEEDEVHNADALYRNVTQSLETAISAGELSPRDQALVKEMWDTLYEKASHSA
- the mnmC gene encoding bifunctional tRNA (5-methylaminomethyl-2-thiouridine)(34)-methyltransferase MnmD/FAD-dependent 5-carboxymethylaminomethyl-2-thiouridine(34) oxidoreductase MnmC gives rise to the protein MKQNAIQSANLEFNSEGTPVSRDFDDVYFSNDNGLEETRYVFLGGNQLEVRFPQHPHPLFVVAESGFGTGLNFLTLWQAFDAFSRQHPDATLQRLHFVSFEKFPLTASDLHLAHQHWPELAPWAEQLQAQWPLPVAGCHRLLLDGGRVTLDLWFGDINELTDKLDDSFNQQVDAWFLDGFAPSKNPDMWTPTLFAAMARTVRPGGTLATFTCAGFVRRGLQEAGFTMSKYKGFGRKREMLIGEMTQPQPDAARAPWFARTGTEAREVAIIGGGIASALLSLALLRRGWAVTLYCADTAPAQGASGNRQGALYPLLTGHDVALAQFFPAAFLFARRLYDALPVEFDHEWCGVTQLGWDEKSAQKIIQMLSLGLPEDIARAVSDTQMHGAIGLETGCGGIEYPLGGWLCPADLTTAVFEQARQQGLQVHWGKPLTALEQQETGWQLQFEDGQTALAPAVVLASGHNINQFTQTEHLPVYAVGGQVSHIPTTDNLAKLKQVLCYDGYLTPQNPRHQQHCIGASYHRGEREMTFNEEDQQANRQRLIDCFPDKEWTQEVDVSANEARCGVRCATRDHLPMVGNVPDYEATLRDYASLHESPHEAHSAPIYPNLFMLGGLGSRGLCSAPLTAEVLAAQMSNEPLPLDAITLAGLNPNRLWVRKLLKGKAVK
- a CDS encoding elongation factor P hydroxylase, yielding MTTTHDYQQLISIFDGCFAEEFNTRLIKGDDEPIYLPADAEVPYNRIVFAHGFYASGLHEISHWCIAGKARREQVDFGYWYCPDGRDAKTQGQFEDVEVKPQAFDWLFCVAAGFPFNVSCDNLEGDFEPDRIIFQRRVHAQVMAYLEEGIPPRPAKLIKALQNYYHTPTLTAELFPWPEDL
- a CDS encoding sulfite exporter TauE/SafE family protein; this encodes MDSFSTLFMVEPLMLAVLFFVAILAGFIDALAGGGGLLTVPALMAAGMSPAQALATNKLQACGGSLSASLYFVRRKVVNLADQKLNILMTFIGSMTGALLVQYVKSDILRQILPILVIGIGLYFLLMPKLGESDRQQRLYGLPFALVAGGCVGFYDGFFGPGAGSFYALAFVTLMGFNLAKSTAHAKVLNATSNLGGLLLFIIGGKVIWATGFVMMVGQFFGARMGSRLVLSKGQQLIRPMIVVVSAVMSAKLLYDSHGQEILQWLGIN